A window of Flavobacterium flavigenum contains these coding sequences:
- a CDS encoding RagB/SusD family nutrient uptake outer membrane protein, with protein sequence MKYSKYITLFFLIFSLQSCSDFLEQEPGTQTSIDELLQNKKGVLTALTGLYTELEANVREERFAVYADLQGGNLKFTPLATGSNRGQIDPATNTKKVYSFEDDALASDYRSFYDGSYDIINQANLILEFTPALTDATETEKNQIMAEVLTIRAYMHFLLSLVYSQDYGYTTDASHDGIVYATQSIKEGLWYPARETAATTYDLIVKDLKTAISNYSEQSLLAGPSYSFFSRNSAKALLARVYLHKKDWINAYETANDVIANSGVILTAKENLITEWEKTDLPVSEILLEFSVKKDSEGIVGGSMSKNFGYTSATSFEKYVASNDLINLYEPNDLRKQLFLEKPLLTLVNGKLIEVNYNFTKKFQDNPGYVAFRLSEMYLIRAEAALETNRSDLAMTDLNIIRARANAILATNTTNIKEDILLERRKEFCFEGHLFFDLMRNHKNISRNDGCISTNCSINYPSLKFVLPIPTFNTNLNPNLKQNESY encoded by the coding sequence ATGAAATATTCAAAATACATCACATTATTTTTTCTGATTTTTTCATTACAAAGCTGTAGTGACTTTTTAGAACAGGAACCGGGAACACAAACTTCTATAGATGAGCTTTTGCAAAATAAAAAAGGAGTTTTAACTGCATTGACTGGTTTATATACAGAACTTGAAGCTAATGTGAGAGAAGAACGTTTTGCTGTTTATGCCGATCTACAAGGTGGTAATTTAAAATTCACTCCCCTGGCAACAGGTTCAAATCGAGGACAAATTGACCCTGCTACAAATACAAAAAAAGTATATTCTTTCGAAGACGATGCATTGGCCAGTGATTATAGGTCTTTTTATGATGGTAGTTATGATATTATCAATCAGGCAAATCTAATTTTAGAATTTACTCCTGCGCTAACAGACGCTACAGAAACAGAAAAAAATCAGATTATGGCTGAGGTACTGACCATACGGGCATATATGCATTTTCTTTTGTCACTCGTTTACAGTCAGGATTACGGCTACACAACAGACGCTTCACATGACGGAATTGTCTATGCTACCCAATCTATAAAAGAGGGACTCTGGTATCCTGCACGTGAGACAGCTGCGACAACGTATGATTTAATTGTAAAAGATTTAAAAACTGCAATTTCGAATTATTCAGAGCAATCACTTCTGGCAGGTCCTTCGTATTCTTTTTTTAGTCGTAATAGTGCAAAAGCATTACTGGCAAGAGTATATCTTCACAAAAAAGACTGGATTAATGCTTATGAAACTGCAAATGATGTTATTGCCAATTCAGGCGTTATATTAACAGCTAAAGAAAATCTAATTACAGAATGGGAAAAAACAGATCTTCCTGTGTCTGAAATTTTATTGGAATTCTCAGTAAAAAAAGATTCAGAAGGAATAGTTGGAGGATCAATGTCGAAAAATTTTGGATATACATCGGCTACTAGTTTTGAAAAATATGTCGCTTCGAATGACTTGATCAATTTATATGAGCCCAATGATTTAAGAAAACAATTATTTCTGGAAAAACCACTTTTGACCTTAGTAAACGGAAAACTGATTGAGGTAAATTACAACTTTACAAAAAAGTTTCAGGATAATCCGGGTTATGTTGCTTTCAGATTGAGTGAAATGTATTTAATCCGTGCCGAAGCTGCTTTAGAAACCAACAGATCTGATCTTGCAATGACAGATCTCAACATAATTCGAGCCCGTGCTAATGCAATATTAGCAACAAATACTACGAATATTAAAGAAGATATTCTTTTGGAAAGAAGAAAAGAGTTTTGTTTTGAAGGTCATTTGTTTTTTGATCTAATGCGAAACCACAAAAATATTTCCAGAAATGACGGTTGTATTTCTACCAATTGCAGTATCAACTATCCATCTTTAAAATTTGTATTACCAATACCGACCTTTAATACTAATCTTAATCCAAATCTGAAACAAAATGAATCTTATTAA
- a CDS encoding cytochrome-c peroxidase — translation MKLKKLIIPVLLLLSLTAYKTIEEPEYTDIQELRKAYSSGDHSKWPAAELHESIDKSKFQDIGVLPAVPYPSYNPYSKEKESLGKILFFDPRLSVSGQIACASCHNPELGWTDNLTRSFGHDRQNGKRNSMTILNSAYATSLFWDGRAKSLEDQAQFPVSDPLEMNEKLTIAVNKIAKIKGYNPLFSAAFGDKKVTLERIQYAIATFERSINSPKSKFDHFVSGKSDAYTDQQVKGLHLFRTKAQCINCHNTPYFSDNQFHNDGQVLFGTKNEDFGRYNVTKDVKDIGKFRTPTLREVVNTKPWMHHGHFPTLLDVVEFYNLGNPSPVQKKYLGTPRDSLIPKVDPMLKKLNLSKEEISDLLAFIETLSTPTRRIMTPELPK, via the coding sequence ATGAAATTAAAAAAATTAATAATACCAGTTTTATTGTTATTAAGTTTAACCGCTTATAAAACAATTGAAGAACCTGAATACACCGATATTCAGGAATTACGAAAGGCATATTCCAGCGGAGATCATTCAAAATGGCCTGCAGCAGAATTACACGAAAGTATCGACAAATCTAAATTTCAGGATATTGGCGTGCTTCCGGCTGTTCCTTATCCTTCTTACAATCCGTATTCTAAGGAGAAAGAAAGTCTGGGCAAAATATTGTTTTTCGATCCGAGATTATCTGTAAGCGGACAAATTGCCTGTGCTTCCTGCCACAATCCGGAATTGGGATGGACAGACAATTTAACCCGTTCTTTTGGGCACGACCGCCAGAACGGAAAACGAAATTCGATGACCATTTTAAATTCGGCTTATGCTACTTCCCTATTTTGGGACGGGCGTGCGAAAAGTTTAGAAGATCAGGCGCAGTTTCCTGTGAGTGATCCATTAGAAATGAACGAAAAACTTACCATTGCAGTCAATAAAATTGCAAAGATTAAAGGTTACAACCCGTTATTTTCAGCTGCTTTTGGAGACAAAAAAGTGACCCTTGAACGAATTCAGTATGCCATAGCAACATTCGAAAGATCCATTAACAGCCCAAAAAGCAAATTTGACCATTTCGTTAGCGGAAAGTCAGACGCTTACACAGATCAGCAGGTAAAAGGACTGCATTTGTTCAGAACTAAAGCACAATGTATCAATTGCCACAATACACCTTATTTCAGTGACAACCAGTTTCATAACGACGGACAGGTTTTATTCGGAACAAAAAATGAAGATTTCGGGCGTTACAATGTGACTAAAGATGTGAAGGATATTGGCAAATTCAGGACACCTACACTTCGTGAAGTTGTCAACACCAAACCATGGATGCACCACGGGCATTTTCCTACTTTGCTGGATGTAGTTGAATTTTACAATTTAGGAAATCCCTCTCCAGTTCAGAAAAAATACCTGGGAACGCCACGTGATTCTTTGATTCCAAAAGTTGATCCAATGCTTAAGAAATTAAATTTAAGCAAAGAAGAAATCAGTGATTTATTAGCTTTTATTGAAACATTGAGTACTCCAACCAGAAGAATAATGACGCCGGAACTTCCAAAATAA
- a CDS encoding rhamnogalacturonan lyase yields MKNKILLLLFFLSGSILLAQRQMENLDRGVIAIKDKGQFFISWRVLGTDSDDLAFNLYRKSGTQKAIKLNDKPITGATNFLDAKANEKEENTWFVKTVLKGNETDAKGSFTIPASSADKNYLSIAIKPVEGYIPNDLSTGDLDGDEKYDLIVHMTGKGHDNSHTGITDSPIFQAYTLEGKFLWQISLGKNIREGAHYTQFMVYDLDGDGIAELVCKTADGTTDSQGNVVGDASKDWVDRDPKSGTFGKILKGPEYLSVFDGRTGKLVTTTDYIPERGDLAGWGGHGGSGGNDTKGNRIDRFTACVAYLDGIHPSVVMCRGYYGRTVLAAFDFKNKKLTSRWVFDSKDAENPYSGMGNHGLTVADVDNDGKDEIVYGSMCVDDNGKGLYTTGFRHGDALHVSDLNPEVPGLEAFGIHEIENKTTGPGVAVFSAADGKVLFTDSLNEDVGRGVADNIDPTRKGAQCWWSGSPFLYDMKGNKIGDAPKSINFLIYWDGDTSRELLNSNYIDKYGKGRLFTATGAVSNNGTKSTPALSADLIGDWREELILRSEDNTELRIYSTTIPTNVRQYTLMHDPQYRLSIAWQNVGYNQPPHTGFYLGSGMQPAPKPNIVLVPLK; encoded by the coding sequence ATGAAAAATAAAATTTTATTACTGTTATTCTTTTTGTCAGGTTCAATTTTACTTGCCCAAAGACAAATGGAAAACTTAGACCGTGGCGTAATTGCGATAAAAGACAAAGGTCAGTTTTTTATCAGCTGGCGTGTTTTAGGGACAGATTCTGATGATCTGGCTTTTAATTTATATCGAAAAAGCGGTACTCAGAAAGCCATAAAATTAAACGACAAACCCATAACCGGAGCGACAAATTTTCTTGATGCCAAAGCCAATGAGAAAGAAGAAAACACCTGGTTTGTAAAAACGGTTTTAAAAGGCAATGAAACAGATGCAAAAGGGAGTTTTACAATTCCGGCTTCAAGCGCAGACAAAAATTATTTGTCTATAGCTATAAAGCCTGTTGAAGGTTATATTCCGAATGATCTTTCGACAGGGGATTTAGATGGTGATGAAAAGTATGATTTAATAGTTCATATGACCGGAAAAGGACATGATAATTCGCATACCGGTATTACTGATTCACCTATTTTTCAGGCGTATACTTTAGAAGGAAAATTTTTATGGCAGATTAGTTTAGGTAAAAATATTCGCGAAGGAGCGCATTATACACAGTTTATGGTCTATGATCTGGATGGTGATGGAATTGCAGAACTGGTTTGTAAAACGGCTGACGGAACTACCGATAGTCAGGGCAATGTGGTTGGAGATGCTTCTAAAGACTGGGTAGACAGAGATCCAAAATCGGGAACTTTTGGTAAAATCCTGAAAGGTCCGGAATACCTTTCTGTTTTTGACGGAAGAACCGGAAAACTGGTTACAACCACAGATTATATTCCGGAACGTGGTGATTTGGCTGGCTGGGGAGGACATGGAGGAAGCGGAGGAAATGACACCAAAGGAAACAGAATCGATCGCTTTACAGCCTGTGTTGCCTATTTAGACGGGATTCACCCAAGCGTGGTAATGTGTCGTGGTTATTACGGGAGAACTGTTTTAGCAGCCTTTGATTTTAAAAATAAAAAACTGACTTCAAGATGGGTTTTTGACAGTAAAGATGCTGAGAATCCGTACTCCGGTATGGGGAATCATGGACTAACAGTTGCTGATGTTGATAACGACGGCAAAGATGAAATCGTTTACGGATCAATGTGTGTTGATGATAATGGTAAAGGATTGTACACAACAGGTTTCAGACATGGGGATGCTTTACATGTTTCCGATCTGAATCCGGAAGTTCCCGGTTTGGAAGCATTTGGAATCCATGAAATTGAGAATAAAACAACAGGTCCGGGCGTAGCTGTATTTTCAGCCGCTGACGGAAAAGTTCTATTTACTGATTCTCTTAATGAAGATGTTGGGCGCGGTGTAGCAGATAACATTGATCCAACCCGAAAAGGAGCACAATGCTGGTGGTCAGGTTCTCCATTTTTATATGATATGAAAGGAAACAAAATTGGCGATGCCCCGAAATCTATTAATTTCCTTATTTACTGGGACGGCGATACTTCAAGGGAGCTTTTAAACTCAAATTATATTGACAAATACGGAAAAGGCAGATTGTTTACAGCAACTGGAGCTGTATCGAATAACGGAACAAAATCAACTCCTGCACTTTCTGCAGATCTGATTGGTGACTGGAGAGAAGAATTGATTTTAAGAAGCGAAGACAATACCGAATTACGAATTTACTCAACGACAATTCCAACCAATGTGAGACAATATACTTTGATGCACGATCCTCAGTATCGTTTGAGTATTGCCTGGCAAAATGTAGGGTATAACCAGCCACCTCACACCGGTTTTTATTTGGGAAGTGGTATGCAGCCAGCTCCGAAACCTAATATTGTTCTGGTTCCTTTAAAGTAA
- a CDS encoding DUF4450 domain-containing protein, translating to MKTKNNTIHTLIGLLLLCPALIIGQEKTQRKIHYVPEGNSFVLKNGTRKFNRALYGSNTGFRVETGDLPEFAMYMPGMGGNLKFGLINDKESKWITEVAKISTKYVLGTMQYEIQDPILGNGKLIVKVVALKEKEGFVVKIYGENVPKKINLVWAYGGATGKKFSRDGDIGADPESVFYLQPEYCANNKYTLKKQSFLLEYGSESNKQKTGNNKSLMGYFPGSDVKLANPKQQKTPLELYSSNPENLTLVTGKNTISKNELYWLFSSEDLKSDVSQKGISQLYEKSIQETHLLANRVKVTTPDPYINTLGSALSIAADAIWESPAYLHGAIAWRMYLNAWRGAYTADPLGWHDRAKTHFTSYSKSQVITPERGPLVLDTVRNFARQKEILGTSMFSSGYISRNPNKNTVAHHYDMNLVFFDQMLRHFKWTGDTSFMKEMWPTIQRHLNWEKRNFDPDNDGLYDAYATIWASDALQYSGGGVIHSSAYNFYANKTVAEVAKKIQQNEKPFTNEANKILKASKDQLWIPKKGIFAEYKDALGNRLLHDVPGVWSIYHTIDSELSNPFESYQMLSYVDNQIPHIPISAEGLDKTDLYMISTTNWQPYTWSINNVALAEQLHTSLAFWQGGQSEKAFKMWESALVESMYLGASPGGFEQLMYQDAIRGELYRDFADPIGMASRTLVEGLFGIQLDALAEVLTIQPGFPAKWDHAALDIPDISIGFKRENKTDSYLIKNQFSAKMNLKLIVNAPFDGIQNITINGKSGSWKSIPESIGNPKIAIEVPYNTSYDVKINWKGEAFEEIQSIKSLTAGESFNIATAKAEIISVYDPQSILNEVSKTKKLYQAIAYGNKNKTFFIQLKQGDVTWWQAVDVDLKPKIESESIQLKNNSVEITLKNNSENKIEGNVVFDASAKDTQQKISLSTNQKETVVIPFEKLVPGTNKFSVKDDSNTIKEVTFTNWDIPFNHLKKQETVLLSSFFNSKVTDVFNEKYLSPRPQTVTLQLPTNGIGNWCYPNVSVKLDDSGLRQKAKSTGKITTPEGIVFKTPSDSNLKNIVFTSQWDNFPKSVNIPLSGKASHIYFMVAGTTNPMQSRIVNGEIEVNYTDGTSEILQLKNPENWWPIEQDYFVDGLAFTTDAPKPPRVYLKSGEISRTFKDFTGIKGFSNFGIDGGAGTILDLPLDKNKTLKSLTLKTIANDVVIGLMSATLIR from the coding sequence ATGAAAACCAAAAACAATACGATTCACACACTCATTGGCTTGCTATTGCTGTGTCCTGCGCTAATTATTGGACAGGAAAAAACGCAGCGTAAAATACATTATGTTCCCGAGGGAAATAGTTTTGTTTTGAAAAATGGCACCCGAAAATTCAATCGTGCACTTTACGGATCAAATACAGGCTTTAGAGTAGAAACCGGAGATTTACCTGAATTTGCGATGTACATGCCGGGAATGGGAGGGAATTTGAAATTTGGTTTAATAAACGATAAAGAAAGTAAATGGATTACTGAAGTAGCAAAAATTAGTACCAAATATGTATTAGGGACGATGCAATACGAAATTCAGGATCCTATTTTAGGTAACGGTAAACTGATTGTCAAAGTAGTTGCCTTAAAAGAAAAAGAAGGTTTTGTTGTAAAGATTTATGGTGAAAATGTACCAAAAAAAATAAACTTAGTTTGGGCTTACGGAGGTGCTACCGGTAAAAAATTCAGCCGTGACGGCGATATTGGTGCGGATCCTGAGTCGGTGTTTTATCTGCAGCCTGAATATTGTGCTAATAATAAATACACTTTAAAAAAACAATCTTTTTTACTCGAATACGGTTCTGAAAGCAATAAGCAGAAAACGGGTAACAACAAAAGTTTGATGGGATATTTTCCGGGTTCTGATGTAAAGTTAGCCAATCCAAAACAACAAAAAACGCCTTTGGAATTATACAGTTCTAATCCGGAAAACCTAACGCTTGTTACAGGAAAAAACACTATTTCGAAAAATGAATTGTATTGGCTTTTTTCAAGCGAAGATTTAAAATCGGATGTTTCTCAAAAAGGAATATCACAGTTGTATGAGAAATCGATTCAGGAAACACATCTTTTGGCGAATAGAGTAAAAGTTACAACACCGGATCCTTATATCAATACATTAGGTTCAGCACTTTCTATCGCTGCTGATGCAATTTGGGAGAGCCCGGCTTATCTTCACGGAGCTATCGCATGGCGTATGTACCTGAATGCATGGCGTGGGGCTTACACTGCTGATCCGTTAGGTTGGCATGACCGTGCGAAAACGCATTTTACAAGTTACAGCAAATCACAGGTTATAACTCCGGAAAGAGGTCCTTTAGTTTTGGATACCGTTCGGAATTTTGCCCGCCAGAAAGAAATTTTGGGAACCTCAATGTTCAGCAGCGGGTACATCAGTCGAAATCCAAACAAAAACACTGTAGCACATCATTATGATATGAATCTGGTTTTTTTCGATCAGATGCTGAGACATTTTAAGTGGACAGGAGATACTTCGTTCATGAAAGAAATGTGGCCAACAATTCAAAGACATTTAAACTGGGAAAAACGAAACTTTGACCCTGATAATGATGGACTTTATGATGCCTATGCGACTATCTGGGCGAGTGATGCTTTGCAATATAGTGGTGGCGGTGTGATTCATTCTTCGGCTTATAATTTTTATGCGAATAAAACAGTTGCCGAAGTGGCCAAAAAGATCCAGCAGAATGAAAAGCCGTTTACGAATGAAGCGAATAAAATTTTAAAAGCTTCGAAAGACCAACTCTGGATTCCGAAAAAAGGAATTTTTGCAGAATATAAAGATGCTCTCGGTAACAGATTATTGCATGATGTTCCGGGTGTTTGGAGTATTTATCATACTATTGATTCGGAATTGTCGAATCCTTTTGAAAGTTATCAGATGCTTTCTTACGTTGATAATCAGATTCCACACATTCCTATTTCAGCAGAAGGACTTGATAAAACCGATCTTTATATGATCAGTACAACCAACTGGCAGCCTTATACCTGGTCGATAAACAATGTAGCTTTGGCAGAACAGCTGCATACTTCTTTGGCTTTTTGGCAAGGCGGACAATCAGAAAAAGCTTTTAAAATGTGGGAAAGTGCTTTAGTAGAAAGTATGTATTTGGGCGCTTCTCCGGGTGGTTTTGAACAGCTGATGTATCAGGATGCAATTCGTGGTGAATTGTATCGTGATTTTGCCGACCCAATTGGAATGGCTTCGAGAACTTTGGTTGAAGGGCTTTTTGGAATACAGCTAGATGCTTTGGCTGAAGTACTGACGATTCAGCCGGGATTTCCTGCAAAATGGGATCATGCGGCTTTAGATATTCCGGATATTTCAATTGGTTTTAAAAGAGAAAACAAAACCGATTCGTATCTCATAAAAAATCAGTTTTCAGCAAAAATGAACCTGAAACTGATTGTAAATGCACCTTTTGATGGAATTCAGAACATTACGATTAATGGAAAATCGGGTAGCTGGAAAAGTATTCCGGAAAGTATCGGCAATCCAAAAATTGCAATAGAAGTACCTTATAATACTTCGTATGATGTGAAAATTAACTGGAAGGGAGAAGCTTTCGAAGAAATACAATCTATAAAGTCTTTGACAGCAGGAGAGTCTTTCAACATAGCAACGGCTAAGGCAGAAATTATTTCAGTTTATGATCCGCAGTCTATTCTTAACGAAGTTTCAAAAACCAAAAAATTATATCAGGCAATTGCTTATGGCAATAAGAATAAAACTTTTTTTATTCAGTTAAAACAAGGAGATGTAACGTGGTGGCAAGCTGTTGATGTGGATTTAAAGCCTAAAATTGAATCAGAAAGCATTCAGTTAAAAAACAATTCTGTTGAAATTACCCTGAAAAATAATTCGGAAAACAAGATCGAAGGAAATGTAGTTTTTGATGCTTCAGCAAAAGATACTCAGCAAAAGATATCTTTAAGTACAAATCAGAAAGAAACTGTTGTAATTCCGTTTGAGAAATTAGTTCCGGGAACCAATAAGTTTTCTGTTAAAGATGATTCGAATACAATAAAAGAAGTAACTTTTACTAACTGGGATATTCCATTTAACCATTTGAAAAAACAAGAAACTGTTTTGCTTTCTTCTTTTTTTAATTCGAAAGTAACAGATGTTTTTAATGAAAAGTACTTGTCTCCAAGACCACAAACTGTAACCTTACAGCTTCCAACTAACGGAATTGGAAATTGGTGTTATCCAAATGTTTCTGTAAAACTGGACGACTCAGGATTGCGTCAAAAAGCAAAATCAACTGGAAAAATTACAACTCCCGAAGGAATTGTTTTTAAAACGCCTTCTGATTCAAATCTAAAAAATATTGTTTTTACATCACAGTGGGATAATTTTCCAAAAAGTGTCAATATTCCGTTAAGCGGAAAAGCATCGCATATTTATTTTATGGTTGCTGGAACTACAAATCCAATGCAAAGCCGTATCGTAAATGGTGAAATTGAAGTAAATTATACAGACGGGACTTCAGAAATTTTACAGTTGAAAAACCCTGAAAACTGGTGGCCAATTGAGCAGGATTATTTTGTTGACGGATTGGCATTTACAACAGATGCTCCAAAACCGCCAAGAGTCTATTTGAAATCGGGAGAAATTTCCAGAACCTTCAAAGATTTTACAGGAATCAAAGGATTTTCGAATTTTGGAATAGATGGTGGGGCAGGCACAATTTTAGATTTGCCTTTGGATAAAAATAAAACTTTAAAAAGTCTTACTTTGAAAACGATTGCCAATGATGTGGTTATTGGTTTGATGAGTGCTACCTTAATTAGATAA
- a CDS encoding rhamnogalacturonan acetylesterase, with protein sequence MNSNSLTEINSQENTESQLFNFGTVLKNKKGISINTPLLYDVTKGYGFDLNSASNVKINSNTFSVNKPTYFSVKLPEGNYQVEVVMGSTEKASNITIKAESRRLMLDQFSIKKGKPVTKIFNVNVRTPKIDDSQNVSLKDREKDILNWDHKLTLEFLGDVTIQSIKITKKDNLTVVYLAGDSTVTDQDVEPWASWGQFITNYFDDTVVVANYAVSGSALSSFKGSNRLKKILSLIKKGDYLFVEFGHNDEKIKGEGNGAWGSYSTLLAEFVQAARDKGAIPVLVTPTQRRAFNENGTLKETHGDFPAAMRTVAQKNNVALIDVTKITTELYETWGDEPSRKAFVQYPANTFPGQVKALEDNTHFNSFGANEIALCVLKGIRELDIPLKKQIKKEVPDYNPKKPNSFSNWTLPMSDRFEITKPEGN encoded by the coding sequence TTGAATAGTAATTCTCTTACTGAAATTAACTCACAAGAGAACACTGAAAGTCAGTTGTTTAATTTTGGAACTGTATTAAAAAACAAAAAAGGAATATCCATAAACACTCCTTTACTATATGATGTTACCAAAGGATATGGTTTTGATCTTAATTCGGCATCTAATGTAAAAATCAATTCGAATACATTTTCCGTAAACAAACCCACTTATTTTTCTGTAAAACTTCCTGAAGGCAATTATCAGGTTGAAGTGGTTATGGGAAGTACTGAAAAAGCATCAAATATTACCATAAAAGCGGAATCACGAAGATTAATGCTGGATCAGTTTTCGATAAAAAAAGGAAAACCGGTAACCAAAATTTTTAATGTCAATGTGAGAACTCCGAAAATTGATGATAGCCAGAATGTTTCCCTTAAAGACAGAGAAAAAGACATCCTGAACTGGGATCACAAACTTACATTAGAGTTTTTAGGAGACGTAACCATTCAAAGTATAAAAATTACTAAAAAAGACAATCTTACAGTCGTTTATTTAGCGGGAGATTCAACCGTAACCGATCAGGATGTAGAGCCATGGGCTTCGTGGGGACAATTCATCACGAATTATTTTGACGATACAGTTGTGGTTGCTAATTACGCTGTTTCCGGTTCTGCACTAAGTTCTTTTAAAGGAAGCAATCGTTTAAAAAAGATTCTTTCACTTATTAAAAAAGGAGATTATCTGTTTGTAGAATTTGGACATAATGACGAAAAAATTAAAGGTGAAGGAAACGGGGCATGGGGGTCTTACTCTACGCTTTTAGCCGAATTTGTTCAGGCTGCCAGAGATAAAGGAGCGATTCCGGTTTTGGTGACGCCTACGCAAAGGCGTGCTTTTAACGAAAACGGAACTTTAAAAGAAACTCACGGTGATTTCCCTGCTGCCATGCGAACCGTGGCACAAAAAAACAATGTTGCGCTTATCGACGTTACCAAAATAACAACCGAATTATACGAAACCTGGGGCGATGAACCTTCCAGAAAGGCTTTTGTGCAATATCCAGCGAATACTTTTCCAGGGCAGGTAAAAGCTTTGGAGGATAATACTCATTTTAATAGCTTTGGAGCAAACGAAATCGCTCTTTGTGTTTTGAAGGGAATTCGCGAACTTGACATTCCGTTAAAAAAGCAAATCAAAAAAGAAGTGCCAGATTACAATCCAAAAAAACCTAATTCCTTTTCAAACTGGACACTTCCTATGAGTGACCGATTTGAAATTACTAAACCAGAAGGAAACTAA